From the genome of Methanofervidicoccus abyssi, one region includes:
- a CDS encoding preprotein translocase subunit SecD — MNILKDSKILILVVSVILSILIISFKGISFGVDLSGGTIIVLKTSKAVSQENMTIITEVLRSRLNTYGLSDITVYSRGNDEIVVEIPKNADVERIKKILTQQGVFVAKIDNITAYTGRDIEYVEKPTLTPNGYGVVLKLTDEGARKFAEVAYGKAGHRVELYMDGKLISAPVLSPGLADGKPHKDQIITVAGNNPTKEDIDEAWAIYTALKSGSLPVKLEIEYINTISPTLGEEFIKGALIAGFFAFLAVGAIISIRYKKPSIIIPILITCASEILIILGVASLINWRLDLASIAGIIASVGTGVDDQIVITDETLSKGSKKIKSSIRRAFFIIFAAAGTTIAAMLPLFVMSIGMLKGFAITTIIGVLIGVFITRPAFARIIQYMAKRGF, encoded by the coding sequence ATGAATATACTGAAGGATAGTAAGATATTGATACTAGTTGTGTCTGTAATACTTTCAATACTTATAATTTCTTTTAAGGGTATATCCTTTGGAGTAGATCTAAGTGGAGGTACTATTATAGTACTGAAAACCAGTAAAGCAGTATCCCAGGAGAATATGACTATAATCACCGAGGTACTTAGAAGTAGGCTCAATACCTACGGTTTAAGCGATATTACCGTATACTCTAGGGGCAACGACGAGATTGTAGTGGAAATCCCAAAGAATGCAGATGTGGAGAGGATAAAAAAGATCTTAACTCAGCAGGGAGTATTTGTAGCAAAGATCGACAATATAACTGCCTACACTGGAAGAGATATAGAGTATGTAGAGAAACCTACCTTAACACCAAATGGCTATGGAGTGGTACTTAAATTGACGGATGAAGGAGCTAGGAAGTTTGCAGAGGTGGCCTATGGAAAAGCTGGCCATAGAGTAGAACTCTACATGGACGGTAAGTTGATAAGTGCTCCAGTACTATCGCCAGGTTTAGCAGATGGAAAGCCCCATAAGGATCAGATAATTACAGTGGCAGGGAACAATCCTACTAAGGAAGACATAGATGAAGCTTGGGCTATCTATACTGCACTTAAATCAGGATCTCTTCCAGTAAAATTGGAAATAGAATATATAAATACCATATCACCAACCTTAGGAGAAGAGTTTATAAAGGGAGCGTTAATAGCAGGTTTTTTTGCATTCCTTGCTGTAGGTGCTATTATATCAATTAGATATAAAAAACCTTCAATTATAATTCCCATACTTATTACCTGTGCCTCTGAGATTTTAATTATACTTGGAGTGGCATCTCTGATAAATTGGAGACTGGATTTAGCGTCTATTGCAGGAATTATAGCCTCTGTAGGTACAGGAGTAGATGACCAGATCGTCATTACCGATGAAACCTTATCTAAGGGATCAAAAAAAATTAAAAGTAGTATTAGGAGAGCGTTCTTTATAATATTTGCAGCTGCAGGGACAACTATCGCAGCAATGCTCCCACTCTTTGTTATGAGTATAGGAATGTTAAAAGGATTTGCAATTACTACAATAATTGGAGTACTTATAGGAGTATTTATTACGAGACCTGCATTTGCAAGGATAATCCAATACATGGCAAAAAGAGGGTTTTAA
- a CDS encoding tRNA (N(6)-L-threonylcarbamoyladenosine(37)-C(2))-methylthiotransferase has translation MNIYIEGYGCTLNTADTKIIKNSLKLFKDFQIVDTVEDADIVVINTCVVRLETENRMISRIEYFRSLNKKIVVAGCMPKALREKVIDKADLLIMPREAHLSGEMIYRHFKDKGVSRPSNVNINEKLKYLKPEGLIMPLPISEGCVGKCTYCIVKVARGDLLSYDKDLLVKKAREYVDSGVKHILITAQDTACYGFDKGYTLPDLLKDIIFSVEGVYTMRIGMMHAKNVPEIIDDLLDCYRSDKIAKFLHLPLQSGDDKVLKDMKREYTVDEFIDIVKEFKRKVKDLNFNTDIIVGFPTESEENFENTLEVLKKIKPDYIHGAKYTPRRHTLAAKMKQIDTKIRKMRSKILDKLRRELSYENNKKYIGKTLKVLITEKGKGIAHNCKVVKFNWEDGLKVGNFIDVKITDAKTFGLFGEVLRISQ, from the coding sequence ATGAATATCTACATAGAAGGTTATGGATGCACCCTCAACACCGCAGATACTAAAATTATAAAAAACTCACTGAAACTATTTAAAGATTTCCAAATAGTAGATACCGTGGAGGATGCAGATATTGTAGTTATCAATACCTGTGTAGTTAGATTGGAGACTGAGAACAGGATGATCTCCAGGATAGAGTACTTCAGATCTCTAAACAAGAAGATTGTAGTTGCAGGATGTATGCCAAAAGCCCTAAGGGAGAAAGTTATTGATAAGGCCGATCTCCTTATAATGCCTAGAGAAGCTCATCTAAGTGGAGAAATGATCTATAGGCACTTCAAAGATAAGGGGGTATCTAGACCCTCAAATGTAAATATAAATGAGAAACTGAAATATCTAAAACCTGAGGGGTTAATTATGCCTCTTCCCATCTCTGAGGGGTGTGTTGGGAAGTGTACATACTGTATAGTGAAGGTTGCCCGAGGAGATCTCCTATCCTACGATAAGGATCTTCTAGTTAAAAAGGCGAGGGAGTACGTAGATAGTGGAGTAAAGCACATACTTATAACAGCCCAAGATACTGCATGCTACGGGTTTGATAAGGGATATACTCTTCCAGATCTACTGAAGGATATTATCTTCTCGGTTGAAGGTGTCTATACTATGAGAATAGGAATGATGCATGCCAAAAACGTACCTGAGATTATAGACGATCTCTTAGATTGCTATAGAAGTGATAAGATAGCAAAGTTCCTACATTTACCTCTTCAAAGTGGTGATGATAAAGTGCTAAAAGATATGAAGAGAGAATACACAGTAGATGAGTTTATAGATATAGTTAAAGAGTTTAAGAGAAAGGTAAAAGATCTTAACTTTAACACAGATATAATTGTTGGGTTTCCCACAGAGAGTGAGGAGAACTTTGAGAACACCTTGGAGGTGTTGAAGAAGATAAAACCTGACTACATCCATGGAGCCAAATATACTCCAAGGAGACATACGTTAGCTGCCAAGATGAAACAGATAGATACCAAAATAAGAAAGATGAGATCGAAGATTTTAGATAAGTTAAGAAGGGAACTTAGTTACGAGAATAACAAAAAGTATATTGGTAAAACTTTAAAGGTGCTTATCACCGAGAAGGGAAAAGGTATTGCTCATAACTGTAAGGTAGTGAAGTTTAATTGGGAGGATGGCCTAAAGGTTGGAAACTTTATAGATGTGAAGATAACGGATGCCAAAACCTTCGGGTTATTTGGAGAGGTATTGAGAATCAGTCAGTGA
- a CDS encoding RNA-binding domain-containing protein produces the protein MPNVDISNINISAISHATEDDDKVLEAMIYFLPEDIEEDSVYIETVENEGCFGNPIKIHTITINKGKVAKKVFKHIMELIKSKEKNVNKLKGDIDLRVEKSKIYLRFNKQKAYLGECDLVDGDDTVRIVINFKIFSPKNKEEKVKEIVLKELE, from the coding sequence ATGCCAAATGTAGATATATCAAATATCAACATCTCTGCTATATCTCATGCTACAGAAGATGACGATAAAGTATTAGAAGCCATGATCTACTTTTTACCGGAGGATATAGAGGAAGATAGTGTATATATCGAGACTGTTGAAAATGAGGGATGTTTCGGAAATCCAATAAAGATCCACACCATTACTATAAATAAAGGTAAGGTTGCCAAGAAGGTATTTAAACATATCATGGAGTTGATAAAATCTAAGGAAAAAAATGTAAATAAGTTAAAAGGGGACATAGATTTGAGAGTAGAAAAAAGTAAGATATACCTTAGATTTAATAAACAGAAAGCTTATCTTGGAGAGTGTGATCTAGTTGATGGAGACGATACAGTAAGGATAGTGATAAACTTTAAGATATTCTCCCCTAAGAATAAAGAAGAGAAGGTTAAGGAGATAGTGTTAAAGGAGTTGGAGTAA
- a CDS encoding replication factor C large subunit, with protein MNWVEKYRPKTLDEVAGNKVAKEELKRWMEDFISGKERKPVLLAGPPGCGKTTMAKALGRDYNFDVIELNASDRRSAEVIRSIVGSASGSKSIFGRRILIVLDEVDGISGSSDKGGLKEILKIVKVAKNPLILTANDIYKPSLKPLRESCKVINLKPIPTTVIFSVLKKIARNEGLDIDEDTLRVIARHAEGDLRAAINDLESLALGGSLSLEDAKKLDSRNVEKTIFDTIRMILKTTHYNIALLALWDFKEDLETLEEWLAENIPREYKKMNEVATAYDYLSKADLFLGRANRRQNYSFWRYASSLMTAGVALAKEEKYRGFTPYVRPKVFNKLLQVKSEREILKKILSKISEKTHVSIKRAREDLHYLSTILKENSKLGAKIVDFYEFTEDEVEYLTDKDTAKKIFKILKDIKDKEKKYKKVEKKEIKVKDTKNEKVKKEENKKKKEKEKDKKETKGKQMTLDAFFQ; from the coding sequence ATGAACTGGGTTGAGAAGTACAGGCCGAAAACCTTAGATGAAGTAGCTGGTAACAAGGTGGCTAAAGAGGAGTTGAAAAGATGGATGGAGGATTTCATCAGTGGTAAAGAAAGAAAACCTGTCCTCCTTGCCGGCCCCCCAGGATGTGGTAAAACAACAATGGCTAAGGCTCTTGGAAGGGATTATAACTTCGATGTAATAGAGTTAAATGCAAGTGATAGAAGGAGTGCTGAAGTTATCAGAAGTATAGTAGGAAGTGCCTCAGGATCTAAGTCCATCTTCGGTAGGAGGATACTTATAGTGTTAGATGAGGTAGATGGTATATCTGGAAGTAGTGACAAAGGTGGTTTAAAAGAGATACTGAAAATAGTAAAAGTTGCAAAAAACCCGCTGATACTGACTGCAAATGATATCTACAAACCATCCCTTAAGCCTCTCAGGGAGAGTTGTAAAGTTATTAACTTAAAGCCAATACCTACAACTGTGATTTTCTCCGTCTTAAAAAAAATTGCACGTAATGAAGGTTTAGATATAGATGAAGATACCCTTAGAGTTATAGCAAGACATGCAGAGGGAGATCTGAGGGCTGCAATTAACGATCTGGAATCTTTGGCACTTGGAGGCAGTTTAAGTTTAGAAGATGCCAAGAAGTTAGACAGTAGAAACGTTGAAAAGACTATTTTCGATACTATAAGGATGATACTAAAAACTACTCACTACAACATCGCACTACTTGCACTCTGGGATTTTAAGGAAGATCTTGAAACCTTAGAAGAGTGGCTGGCTGAAAATATTCCAAGGGAGTATAAGAAGATGAACGAAGTTGCCACCGCCTACGACTACCTCTCAAAAGCAGATCTCTTTTTAGGGAGGGCAAACAGGAGACAGAATTACAGCTTCTGGAGATACGCTTCAAGTCTCATGACTGCTGGAGTGGCCCTTGCAAAGGAGGAGAAGTATAGAGGATTTACTCCCTATGTAAGGCCAAAGGTATTTAATAAACTTTTGCAGGTTAAATCGGAGAGAGAAATCTTAAAGAAAATACTCTCCAAGATCAGTGAAAAAACTCATGTATCCATTAAAAGGGCTAGGGAAGATCTCCATTATCTATCTACCATACTTAAGGAGAATTCTAAATTAGGAGCCAAGATAGTAGATTTCTACGAATTTACAGAGGATGAAGTAGAGTATTTAACAGATAAGGACACTGCAAAGAAGATATTCAAGATACTAAAGGATATTAAGGATAAAGAGAAAAAGTATAAAAAGGTTGAAAAGAAGGAGATTAAGGTTAAAGATACTAAGAATGAGAAGGTAAAAAAAGAGGAAAATAAAAAGAAAAAGGAAAAAGAAAAGGATAAAAAAGAAACTAAAGGAAAACAGATGACGTTGGATGCTTTCTTTCAATGA
- a CDS encoding radical SAM protein translates to MKSIVVDFNKFKMITDVKLKGDSLNIEICKNYEIFLPLDKILDHHYLLEDKKLLIEGKITEYKLHSLKASILNLISLSISQGMKSKITGRKTYYICEPVPLLGHTAFGLIDRGTNIIQVRGLCGCNINCPFCSVDEGRYSKTRKNDYYVDMDHLLKWYLKIVEVKGNKHLEAHLDGQGEPTLYHPLPDLVQHLHEINSKGDGIVTIQTNGVGLTYKLIDELEEAGLHRINLSINAIDEKMSRALAGSRSYDIKRILEIAEYIKNTKIHLLIAPILLPGINDEEFKKVIDYAVELERRNPQNTINPITGRKDPILGVQLCLIYQFGRKMKKMKVWNFKKFYKLLKKYEEEYRKKGVDIQLITPLSKTFGSHRRKRFPIPFKVNSKVKAKVILDGRIKGEIIGCAKDRLIQIINVGDPERWIGKEVKVRILSTKDGVFVGELSH, encoded by the coding sequence ATGAAAAGTATAGTTGTAGATTTCAACAAATTTAAAATGATAACAGATGTTAAATTAAAAGGTGATTCCTTAAACATTGAGATATGTAAAAATTACGAGATATTCCTCCCCCTAGATAAAATACTGGATCACCACTATCTATTAGAAGATAAAAAACTTCTAATAGAAGGTAAAATAACCGAGTATAAATTACACTCTCTGAAGGCCAGTATCCTCAATCTTATCTCACTCTCTATCTCCCAAGGTATGAAGAGTAAAATAACTGGGAGAAAAACATACTACATATGTGAGCCAGTACCTCTACTGGGACATACTGCCTTTGGTTTAATAGATAGAGGGACTAACATTATTCAAGTTAGAGGATTATGCGGTTGCAACATAAACTGTCCCTTCTGTTCCGTTGATGAAGGTAGATACTCCAAGACTAGGAAGAACGACTACTACGTAGATATGGATCATTTATTAAAGTGGTATCTGAAAATAGTGGAAGTTAAAGGTAATAAACACCTGGAGGCACACTTAGATGGGCAGGGGGAACCAACACTATACCATCCTCTACCAGATCTTGTGCAACACCTCCATGAGATCAACAGTAAAGGGGATGGAATAGTAACTATCCAGACAAACGGAGTAGGTTTAACCTACAAATTGATAGACGAATTAGAAGAAGCTGGACTACACAGAATAAACCTATCCATAAACGCCATAGATGAAAAGATGAGTAGAGCCTTAGCAGGTAGTAGATCCTACGATATAAAACGTATATTGGAGATAGCGGAGTACATCAAGAATACAAAGATACACCTTCTGATAGCACCTATACTCCTCCCAGGTATAAACGATGAAGAGTTCAAGAAGGTGATAGATTACGCTGTAGAGTTGGAAAGGAGGAACCCTCAAAATACTATAAATCCCATCACAGGTAGAAAGGATCCAATACTTGGAGTCCAACTATGTCTGATATACCAGTTCGGTAGAAAGATGAAGAAAATGAAGGTGTGGAATTTTAAGAAGTTCTATAAACTACTGAAAAAGTACGAAGAAGAGTACAGGAAAAAAGGTGTAGATATCCAACTGATAACTCCACTCTCCAAGACTTTTGGGAGTCATAGAAGAAAGAGATTTCCTATACCTTTCAAGGTAAATAGTAAAGTTAAAGCTAAAGTAATACTGGATGGGAGGATCAAAGGGGAAATAATTGGATGTGCTAAGGATAGACTTATACAGATAATAAATGTAGGAGATCCTGAGAGATGGATAGGGAAAGAAGTTAAGGTAAGGATACTTAGTACTAAAGATGGAGTATTTGTAGGGGAGTTGTCTCATTGA
- a CDS encoding protein translocase subunit SecF — protein sequence MKLDYKVLALVPVILTLISVIIVYTHGLKESIDVSGGVEITITVPKDVNVEKLKEYLPPDVEVKKSFSPSGTFIIIRAGSNVDTDKIINGLKKFFQVSNLEELKYSQKEISPTLSKRFWSDGLKAITFAFLFMAVVVYLVFRSLIPSLAVVLAAVSDIVMALGLMSIFSVPISTATIAALLMLIGYSVDTDILLTTRVLKRKVGNIEERIREAMKTGITMSLTTIVAMLVLYVVVTYIVPAAILLRNIALVILFGLTADLLTTWLTNVGILKYYLLEYRKRK from the coding sequence ATGAAGTTGGATTACAAGGTACTGGCACTTGTTCCCGTGATACTAACTTTAATCTCAGTGATAATTGTATATACACATGGGTTAAAGGAGAGTATAGATGTAAGTGGTGGTGTAGAGATAACAATTACCGTCCCCAAAGATGTAAATGTGGAAAAATTAAAAGAATACCTTCCTCCAGATGTTGAGGTAAAGAAATCTTTTTCTCCTTCTGGGACCTTTATTATAATAAGGGCTGGGAGCAACGTAGATACTGACAAGATCATAAATGGGCTGAAAAAATTCTTCCAGGTATCTAACTTAGAGGAACTCAAATACTCCCAGAAGGAAATAAGCCCTACATTAAGTAAGAGATTCTGGAGTGATGGGTTAAAAGCTATTACCTTCGCCTTTCTATTTATGGCTGTTGTGGTGTATCTGGTATTTAGATCTCTTATACCATCCTTGGCAGTGGTCCTCGCTGCAGTGTCCGATATAGTTATGGCGTTGGGTCTTATGAGTATATTCAGTGTGCCTATCTCTACAGCAACAATTGCAGCCCTACTTATGCTCATAGGCTACAGTGTAGATACAGACATATTACTGACCACAAGGGTGTTAAAGAGAAAAGTTGGAAATATAGAGGAAAGGATAAGAGAGGCCATGAAAACTGGTATAACCATGTCCTTAACCACCATAGTGGCCATGCTTGTTCTCTACGTAGTGGTTACCTATATAGTACCTGCAGCAATCCTACTGAGAAATATAGCTCTAGTTATACTCTTTGGATTGACTGCAGATCTACTGACAACTTGGCTGACAAACGTTGGTATATTAAAGTACTACCTCTTGGAGTACAGGAAGAGAAAATAA
- the argF gene encoding ornithine carbamoyltransferase produces the protein MHLLTLYHLERKDILNIIEDGIYFKKHRGKEDPILKGKTIAMIFESPSTRTRISFDIAIRELGGHSLILNVGEIHLGKKESIKDTAKVLSRYVHGIVARVKNHRILEELVEYGSVPVINALSNLSHPCQILADLLTIYEYKGKFKGLKLAFLGDGNNVCNSLIVGGTLVGMDVYVATPRGYEPNGMFVKKSFEIIDRYGEGSLTLTNDPIEAVEDADIVYTDVWISMSDKNKSIEEVKKIFPPYQVNSKLLSYAKDDVIVMHCLPASRGMEITDDVIDGEHSVVYDEAENRLHVQKAVFKYIYSKG, from the coding sequence ATGCATCTACTGACACTCTATCATTTAGAGAGGAAAGATATTCTAAACATCATAGAAGATGGTATCTATTTTAAAAAACATAGGGGAAAAGAGGATCCTATACTAAAGGGTAAAACAATAGCAATGATATTCGAGAGTCCCTCTACCAGGACGAGGATAAGTTTTGACATAGCAATAAGGGAGTTGGGAGGACACTCTCTAATACTCAACGTTGGAGAGATTCATCTGGGGAAGAAGGAAAGTATAAAGGATACTGCCAAAGTTCTAAGTAGATACGTCCACGGTATTGTTGCAAGAGTGAAGAATCACCGGATTTTAGAGGAGTTGGTAGAGTATGGAAGTGTCCCTGTCATCAACGCCCTTAGTAACCTCTCCCATCCCTGTCAAATACTTGCAGACCTCCTAACGATATATGAGTATAAAGGTAAGTTTAAAGGCCTTAAACTCGCCTTCCTTGGGGATGGAAACAACGTCTGCAACTCATTGATAGTAGGAGGTACCTTAGTTGGAATGGATGTATATGTGGCTACCCCAAGAGGTTATGAACCTAATGGAATGTTTGTAAAGAAGAGTTTTGAAATTATAGATAGATATGGAGAAGGTAGTTTAACACTGACTAACGATCCTATAGAAGCTGTTGAGGATGCTGATATTGTATATACAGACGTATGGATAAGTATGAGTGATAAAAATAAAAGTATAGAAGAGGTTAAAAAGATATTTCCTCCTTATCAGGTTAACAGTAAACTTCTAAGTTATGCTAAGGATGACGTCATTGTAATGCACTGTCTCCCTGCAAGTAGGGGGATGGAGATAACAGACGATGTAATAGATGGAGAACACTCTGTAGTGTATGATGAAGCAGAGAATAGACTCCATGTACAGAAGGCTGTATTTAAATATATATACTCAAAGGGTTAA
- the purF gene encoding amidophosphoribosyltransferase — protein sequence MCGIFGAYSFSGEDVVKKIYYGLYALQHRGQEGAGIAVSNGKNIYSYKGLGLVSEVFSKEVINSLRGQVGIGHVRYSTTGGTFVENCQPFIVNSTLGNLAIAHNGDILNSHILREELEKQGHIFTSSTDSEVIAHLLVKELLRTGDIIRSIEEVSKKIVGAYSLVILYNNSLIAVRDPYGFKPLCIGKDEKDNYYISSESCGLDVINGELIRDVSPGEIIIINRNGIETYRIEENPGGSTCMFEYVYFARPDSIIDGISVYNVRRRLGKVLAKEEPCEGDLVSPVPDSGVTSAIGYSEELGIPYYEALIKNRYVGRTFILPSQEERDLAVRLKLNPVKPIIEGKRVILIDDSIVRGTTSKRIVNIVRKAGAKEVHLRVGSPRIISPCYYGIDMPTKEELIASSKSLEEIRRYINVDSLGYLSVQGLIRGIGREDLCLACVTGRYPTDVSCKFCCK from the coding sequence ATGTGTGGCATATTTGGGGCTTACTCTTTCTCCGGAGAGGATGTAGTTAAAAAGATATACTACGGTCTCTATGCATTACAACATAGAGGACAGGAAGGAGCAGGGATTGCTGTAAGTAATGGAAAGAATATTTACAGTTATAAGGGCCTTGGATTAGTTTCTGAAGTGTTCAGTAAAGAAGTGATAAATTCTCTGAGGGGACAGGTAGGTATAGGGCATGTTAGATATTCCACTACAGGAGGTACCTTCGTGGAAAACTGTCAGCCCTTCATCGTAAATAGTACTCTTGGTAATTTAGCAATAGCTCATAATGGGGATATCCTGAACTCCCATATATTAAGAGAAGAGTTGGAGAAACAGGGGCATATATTCACATCTTCAACAGACTCTGAGGTTATAGCTCACCTACTTGTGAAGGAATTATTGAGGACAGGGGATATTATCCGATCTATAGAAGAAGTTTCAAAAAAGATCGTAGGGGCCTACTCACTTGTTATCCTCTACAATAACAGTCTTATTGCTGTAAGAGATCCCTACGGTTTTAAACCTCTATGTATAGGGAAAGACGAGAAGGATAACTACTATATCTCTTCTGAGAGTTGTGGTTTAGATGTTATAAATGGAGAACTTATAAGGGATGTATCTCCAGGAGAAATTATAATAATAAACAGAAATGGTATTGAAACCTACAGGATAGAAGAAAACCCAGGAGGATCCACATGTATGTTTGAGTATGTCTATTTCGCCAGACCAGATTCTATAATAGATGGTATAAGTGTTTATAACGTTAGGAGGAGATTAGGAAAGGTACTTGCCAAAGAGGAACCCTGTGAGGGAGATCTTGTATCTCCTGTCCCAGACTCTGGAGTAACTTCTGCTATAGGCTACTCTGAGGAGTTGGGCATTCCTTACTACGAGGCACTGATAAAGAACAGATATGTAGGTAGAACCTTTATTCTTCCATCTCAGGAAGAGAGGGATCTCGCTGTGAGGTTGAAGTTGAACCCTGTAAAACCTATAATAGAAGGCAAAAGAGTAATATTGATCGATGACAGTATAGTGAGAGGTACAACCTCTAAGAGGATAGTCAATATAGTAAGAAAAGCTGGAGCAAAAGAGGTACATCTTAGGGTAGGCTCTCCAAGAATAATCTCTCCCTGCTACTACGGTATAGATATGCCAACTAAGGAGGAGTTAATTGCCAGTTCCAAGTCCCTCGAAGAGATTAGGAGATATATAAATGTGGATTCCTTAGGCTATCTCAGTGTTCAGGGGTTGATAAGAGGTATAGGAAGAGAGGATCTCTGTTTAGCCTGTGTCACAGGGAGGTATCCAACTGACGTATCCTGTAAGTTTTGTTGTAAATAA
- a CDS encoding TatD family hydrolase: MIDTHIHSDTRPYEDFERMALSLDGVITLAHDPLKPYSMDVLRAHFDRLIEGEIERGKKNGLKVFVCLGIHPRMIPPDVNYSMLKEYLKNKHVVGVGEIGLEKSSKEEIEVFERQLLIAQGLNLPAVVHTPRRNKKEVTKTILEIIDSLSLKKDMERRIVIDHCNKETVSMIYDRGMYIGLTVQPGKLTPGEVVEIVKEYEGDRSLLNSDSSSAPSDILAVPRTVLKMKMEEIEEEIIKKVSYINAKVLFNLKV, translated from the coding sequence ATGATAGATACACACATCCACTCAGATACAAGGCCCTATGAAGATTTTGAAAGGATGGCACTTTCCTTAGATGGAGTTATTACCTTGGCCCACGATCCCTTAAAGCCCTACTCTATGGATGTTCTTAGAGCTCACTTTGATAGATTAATAGAAGGTGAGATAGAAAGAGGGAAGAAGAATGGTTTAAAGGTATTCGTCTGCTTAGGTATCCATCCCAGGATGATACCACCAGATGTAAATTACAGTATGTTGAAGGAATATCTAAAAAATAAACATGTAGTAGGTGTTGGAGAGATAGGTTTAGAGAAGAGTAGTAAAGAGGAGATAGAAGTTTTTGAGAGGCAGTTGTTGATAGCTCAGGGGTTAAACTTGCCGGCAGTTGTCCATACTCCTAGGAGAAACAAAAAGGAAGTTACAAAAACTATATTGGAGATTATTGACTCCCTAAGTTTAAAGAAGGATATGGAGAGAAGGATAGTAATAGATCACTGTAATAAGGAGACAGTTTCGATGATATACGACAGGGGGATGTATATAGGGCTCACTGTACAACCCGGCAAGTTAACACCAGGGGAAGTGGTAGAGATAGTTAAAGAATATGAAGGAGATAGATCCCTATTAAATAGCGACTCTTCTTCAGCACCTTCCGATATTTTAGCTGTTCCAAGGACTGTTCTAAAGATGAAGATGGAGGAGATAGAGGAAGAGATTATTAAAAAGGTGTCTTATATAAATGCTAAGGTACTGTTTAATTTAAAGGTTTAA
- the ftsY gene encoding signal recognition particle-docking protein FtsY, with amino-acid sequence MFKSLKEKLNKAVSKLSEMIYLKGSKEETEESRIEDTTVKKEDKKESKEKADIGFFDRFRITKTIKRALGKEVVLTEEDVEEVLEELELELLEADVAYEVTEKLIQSLRDQLIGRKIGPKEDPEEVIREALKNAIKEVLSQKTVDIYQIIEEKKKRGEPTVILFVGINGTGKTTTIAKLAYLLKKKGYSIVLAAGDTFRAGAIEQLEEHGKRIGVKVIKQQRGADSAAVIYDAIEHAKARGIDVVLADTAGRQATNVNLMEEIRKVVRVTKPDLVIFVGDALTGNDAIIQAEEFNKAVNIEGVILTKVDADAKGGAALSIAYAIGKPILFLGTGQRYEDLEEFSVEWMIDKLFNG; translated from the coding sequence ATGTTCAAAAGTTTAAAGGAAAAACTCAACAAAGCGGTGTCTAAATTAAGTGAGATGATATATTTAAAGGGGAGTAAAGAAGAAACTGAAGAATCTAGGATAGAAGATACAACTGTAAAAAAGGAGGATAAAAAAGAGAGTAAAGAAAAGGCTGATATAGGCTTCTTCGATAGATTTAGAATAACTAAAACAATAAAAAGAGCCCTTGGGAAGGAGGTTGTGTTAACTGAAGAAGATGTAGAGGAAGTTTTAGAGGAGTTAGAGTTGGAATTGTTGGAGGCTGATGTGGCCTACGAAGTTACCGAAAAACTTATTCAATCTCTTCGGGATCAACTAATAGGTAGGAAGATAGGACCTAAGGAAGATCCTGAAGAGGTAATTAGAGAGGCTCTGAAGAATGCTATAAAGGAAGTATTGTCTCAAAAGACTGTAGATATCTACCAGATTATCGAGGAGAAAAAGAAGAGGGGAGAACCCACAGTTATACTGTTTGTTGGAATAAATGGAACTGGGAAGACTACCACAATCGCCAAACTAGCCTACCTACTGAAGAAAAAAGGATACTCTATAGTCCTGGCGGCAGGGGATACCTTCAGGGCTGGTGCCATAGAACAACTTGAAGAGCATGGGAAGAGAATAGGTGTTAAGGTGATAAAACAGCAAAGGGGGGCTGACAGTGCAGCTGTAATTTACGATGCTATTGAGCATGCAAAGGCAAGAGGTATAGATGTGGTACTGGCTGACACTGCAGGACGGCAGGCTACAAATGTAAATCTCATGGAGGAGATTAGGAAAGTTGTAAGAGTGACAAAACCTGATCTGGTGATATTCGTAGGGGATGCCCTCACAGGTAACGATGCCATAATCCAGGCTGAAGAGTTCAATAAGGCTGTAAATATTGAGGGAGTTATCTTAACGAAGGTAGATGCTGATGCCAAGGGCGGTGCTGCACTCTCTATAGCCTATGCCATTGGGAAACCTATTTTATTCCTAGGGACTGGACAGAGGTATGAGGATTTGGAGGAGTTCAGTGTAGAGTGGATGATAGATAAACTGTTTAATGGGTAG